One Gloeothece verrucosa PCC 7822 DNA window includes the following coding sequences:
- a CDS encoding DHA2 family efflux MFS transporter permease subunit — protein MKQDQNNSQKIEQTGGPNEFRTATAIPEKIPLKTWIGLFGVVLGAFMAVLDIQITNASLKDIQAALGATLEEGSWISTAYLVAEIVVIPLSGWLSQVFSLRLYLLVNAALFTFFSICCAWANSLNMMIVARALQGFTGGVLIPLAFSYILTHLPPKKQPIGLAMFAITATFAPSIGPTLGGWLTDNYGWQYVFYLNLIPGLLLITIVWYALDKQPLKLWMLPQGDWGGIIAMAIGLGCLQVVLEEGNRKDWFGSELIVNLSIFAAVFLSIFFWLELTQSRPFINLRLILRRNFGLSAIINVALGLGLYGSVYILPLYLAQIQGYNAMQIGEVIMWLGLPQLFIVPFVPKLMQKIDSRFMIAVGVSLFAVSCLMNSTMTHDTGIDELRWSQLVRAMGQPLIIVPLSSIATANIEPEQAGSASGLFNMMRNLGGSMGIAFLATILTRREQFHSNRLVDSVSVYDPQTRARIDQLTQYFVSKGSDLATAGQQALASIDNAVRREAYVMAFNDCFYFMGITLLLSGIAIFFLKKSKGGGAAGAH, from the coding sequence ATGAAACAGGATCAAAACAATTCCCAAAAAATAGAACAAACTGGGGGACCGAACGAGTTCCGCACTGCAACAGCCATACCTGAAAAGATCCCCTTAAAAACATGGATCGGACTTTTCGGAGTAGTGTTAGGGGCATTTATGGCAGTTTTAGACATACAAATTACCAATGCCTCCCTCAAAGACATTCAAGCCGCATTAGGAGCGACCTTAGAAGAAGGCTCATGGATTTCTACAGCTTATTTAGTAGCCGAAATCGTCGTTATTCCCCTGAGTGGATGGTTATCACAAGTCTTTTCTCTGCGCTTGTATTTGCTAGTCAACGCGGCATTATTTACCTTCTTTTCTATCTGCTGTGCTTGGGCAAATAGTCTCAACATGATGATTGTCGCTCGTGCCCTACAAGGATTTACCGGTGGGGTGTTAATTCCTCTAGCATTTAGTTATATTTTGACCCATCTTCCCCCTAAAAAACAACCGATTGGATTAGCCATGTTTGCCATTACAGCAACATTTGCGCCTTCCATTGGGCCAACCCTTGGCGGATGGTTGACGGATAATTATGGTTGGCAATATGTATTTTATTTAAATTTAATTCCCGGTTTATTATTAATTACAATTGTTTGGTATGCCCTAGACAAGCAACCCCTGAAATTGTGGATGCTCCCTCAAGGAGACTGGGGCGGCATTATCGCTATGGCAATTGGTTTAGGGTGTTTACAAGTCGTTTTAGAAGAAGGAAATAGAAAAGATTGGTTTGGGTCAGAATTAATTGTTAATTTAAGTATCTTCGCTGCGGTTTTTTTGAGTATATTCTTCTGGCTAGAATTAACCCAATCTCGTCCGTTTATCAATTTGCGTTTGATCCTGCGGCGTAATTTTGGGTTATCGGCAATTATTAATGTTGCTTTAGGGTTGGGGTTATATGGGTCGGTTTATATTTTACCCTTGTATTTGGCTCAAATTCAGGGTTATAACGCCATGCAAATTGGTGAAGTAATTATGTGGTTAGGACTTCCTCAATTATTCATTGTGCCATTTGTGCCTAAATTAATGCAGAAAATAGATTCTCGATTTATGATTGCTGTGGGAGTCAGTTTGTTTGCGGTTAGTTGTTTAATGAATTCCACCATGACTCATGATACCGGAATAGATGAATTGCGTTGGTCACAATTAGTGAGAGCAATGGGACAACCATTAATTATAGTTCCCCTCTCGTCAATTGCTACCGCCAATATTGAACCTGAACAAGCGGGTTCTGCCAGTGGTTTATTTAATATGATGCGAAACTTAGGGGGGTCAATGGGGATTGCTTTTTTAGCGACGATATTAACTCGTCGAGAGCAATTTCATTCTAACCGTTTGGTAGACTCTGTTTCCGTTTATGACCCTCAAACTCGGGCAAGAATAGATCAATTAACGCAATATTTTGTCAGTAAAGGTTCAGATTTAGCCACAGCCGGACAGCAGGCACTCGCATCAATTGATAATGCGGTACGCCGTGAAGCTTATGTCATGGCTTTTAATGATTGTTTTTATTTTATGGGAATAACATTATTATTAAGTGGAATTGCTATTTTCTTTTTGAAAAAATCTAAAGGCGGCGGTGCGGCAGGAGCGCATTAA
- a CDS encoding mercuric reductase — MDTQYYDDIIIGGGKAGKTLAPALVAHGRKTALVEGSLNMIGGSCINIACIPTKTLVASADIANSVRQGAAYGIKTAPPTVDFAAVIERKRAVVEGMRAMNLNNLEKSLGENLIIGIARFVSSKVIEVTTVQGTSRLLTAERLFINTGTRPSIPPVPGLSDIGYLTSESIMELDHLPEHLIVLGSGYIGLEFAQMFRRFGCRVTVIGQSEQILSHQDPDIAIAVQTLLEREGIEFLLKTKLTRVERSVNGIVLDLQVAQDPRRLSGSHLLVAVGRVPTTESLNLAAAGVATNTRGFILVNERLETNIRGIWALGDINGGPQYTHISLDNYRIVKANLIDGGNRHTGDRPVPSCLFIDPELAHVGLTETEARQKGYSIRVAKIDVSAVPRARTLSRTEGLMKAIVNAETNHILGCSLLCHEAGEVISTVQMVMQAQMPYTVLRDGVLTHPTMTEGLNILFSQL; from the coding sequence ATGGATACTCAATACTACGACGACATTATTATCGGCGGCGGCAAAGCTGGTAAAACACTTGCGCCGGCACTGGTGGCTCACGGACGTAAAACGGCACTGGTTGAAGGCAGTTTAAACATGATTGGAGGCTCGTGCATCAATATCGCCTGCATTCCCACAAAAACTCTGGTAGCCAGTGCAGATATCGCCAACAGCGTGCGACAGGGTGCGGCTTATGGCATCAAAACAGCACCCCCTACTGTGGATTTCGCCGCCGTCATTGAGCGCAAACGGGCAGTAGTAGAGGGGATGCGAGCAATGAATCTCAACAATTTAGAGAAATCGTTGGGGGAAAATCTCATCATTGGTATAGCCCGCTTTGTCTCATCCAAAGTCATAGAAGTGACAACAGTTCAAGGAACCAGTCGTTTACTGACCGCAGAACGTTTGTTTATCAACACAGGCACGCGACCGTCAATTCCACCAGTGCCCGGACTCTCTGACATCGGGTATTTGACGAGTGAGTCAATTATGGAGTTAGACCACTTGCCCGAACACTTAATTGTTCTCGGTAGCGGCTACATTGGGTTAGAATTTGCCCAGATGTTCCGGCGCTTTGGTTGTCGCGTCACCGTCATAGGGCAAAGTGAGCAAATCCTGTCACATCAAGACCCCGATATAGCGATCGCCGTTCAAACCCTGCTCGAACGAGAAGGCATTGAATTTTTGCTCAAAACCAAACTAACCCGAGTCGAACGCTCTGTTAATGGTATCGTCCTTGATCTCCAAGTAGCGCAGGACCCGAGGCGGCTTTCTGGTTCTCATTTGCTAGTAGCGGTTGGTCGTGTCCCCACAACCGAAAGTTTAAATTTAGCGGCTGCCGGTGTAGCAACTAATACACGGGGATTTATTCTAGTCAACGAACGCCTCGAGACAAACATACGCGGGATTTGGGCTTTAGGCGATATCAATGGGGGGCCGCAATATACCCATATATCCCTCGATAATTACCGCATTGTCAAAGCGAATCTCATTGATGGCGGCAACCGCCACACCGGCGATCGTCCTGTTCCCTCCTGTCTTTTCATCGATCCAGAACTCGCTCATGTCGGACTAACCGAAACCGAAGCGCGGCAAAAAGGCTATAGTATCCGAGTAGCAAAAATTGATGTGTCAGCCGTTCCCCGGGCCAGAACACTGAGTCGAACCGAGGGACTAATGAAAGCCATCGTCAATGCCGAGACTAACCATATTTTAGGCTGTTCACTCTTGTGTCATGAAGCAGGTGAAGTCATTTCGACAGTACAAATGGTCATGCAAGCACAGATGCCCTACACAGTTTTGCGAGATGGAGTTTTAACTCATCCAACCATGACCGAAGGGTTAAACATCTTATTTTCCCAACTGTAA